The following coding sequences are from one Parabacteroides pacaensis window:
- a CDS encoding OmpH family outer membrane protein, giving the protein MKNINYVINGVLAVAVIILFVMHFSGKKESEVNKSSIDGEVLPKVLPIAYVNLDSLLANYNYAKDLNEIILRDQENARANIMQKVRAWDGERKEFQRKLQNNSFLTTEKAQQEEARIAKKGEELQEMDNRLSQELMAKQMKMNEQFRDTVVAQLQIFNADKKYQIILSNTAGDNILWAEKVYDITEELVVFLNKRYSSTGEK; this is encoded by the coding sequence ATGAAGAACATTAATTATGTAATTAACGGTGTATTAGCGGTTGCTGTTATAATTTTGTTTGTAATGCACTTTTCCGGAAAGAAAGAATCTGAGGTAAATAAGTCTTCTATAGACGGGGAAGTTTTACCAAAGGTACTTCCTATTGCTTATGTTAATCTGGACTCGCTTTTAGCTAATTATAATTATGCGAAAGATTTGAATGAGATTATTTTGAGAGATCAGGAGAATGCGCGTGCCAATATTATGCAAAAGGTACGTGCCTGGGATGGCGAAAGAAAAGAGTTCCAGCGGAAGCTCCAGAATAATTCTTTTCTAACTACGGAAAAAGCACAGCAGGAGGAAGCCCGAATTGCGAAGAAAGGGGAAGAATTGCAAGAAATGGATAATCGTTTGTCGCAAGAATTGATGGCAAAGCAAATGAAGATGAACGAGCAATTCCGTGATACTGTCGTTGCGCAATTACAAATATTCAATGCAGATAAAAAGTATCAAATTATTTTGAGTAATACAGCCGGCGATAATATCTTGTGGGCAGAAAAGGTGTATGATATTACAGAGGAATTGGTTGTATTCCTGAATAAAAGGTATTCTTCTACCGGAGAAAAATAA
- a CDS encoding M23 family metallopeptidase produces the protein MYRYTILLILVFTGITSYAQTFQSPLDIPVLLSANFGELRPNHFHSGLDLKTQGSVGKTVRAPKDGYISRISVSPYGYGNALYLTHPDGTTTVYGHLLQFSDSIAAYVKDQQYKQETFRIDLTPAPEQFPVKAGQKIALSGNSGSSGGPHLHFEVRDTKTEEPLDPLDYFKENLVDTKPPRIYSIMIYPLNEKGIINGTNKPVAFNLTPSKNGMQTVAGKITAWGEIGVAVKAYDYMDNTTNIYGVKEVRLTADTSLLFHSCIERFAFHEGRYINSLIDYATYREKGSLYMKCFVEPGNRLRFIESKNDGILVIDQPRNYKMEYQLTDAFGNKAILHFGITGKEEPIPTPDSVSTELFRFYSDNRFGAKGIRLTVPKGSLYTNLRFLYSAKEDTTGYADIHALHTQVVPLHKSARLSLRILRDTLTNTEQYGIAKINKNYRSWVGGTYRNGWIDADISELGKYTVVADKTAPQITPVDPANWLKTKKFTFKISDNLSGIATYKGCIDGQFALFELDGKTASLTYKLDRKRVAPGTHVLTLVVTDGCGNQSAYTHNFTL, from the coding sequence ATGTATCGCTATACAATCTTACTTATACTTGTCTTTACCGGCATAACTTCGTATGCGCAGACCTTTCAGTCGCCCTTGGATATTCCTGTTTTACTCAGTGCAAACTTCGGGGAGTTACGTCCCAACCATTTTCATTCGGGACTGGATTTAAAAACTCAAGGAAGCGTAGGGAAAACAGTACGCGCCCCTAAAGACGGTTATATCTCCCGCATCTCCGTAAGTCCCTACGGATATGGAAATGCACTGTATCTAACCCACCCGGACGGTACAACTACGGTATACGGCCACTTACTCCAGTTTTCCGACAGCATCGCTGCTTACGTAAAAGACCAGCAATACAAACAAGAAACTTTCCGTATAGATTTAACGCCTGCTCCGGAACAATTTCCTGTCAAAGCCGGACAAAAAATTGCATTAAGCGGTAATAGCGGAAGCTCCGGCGGTCCCCACCTTCATTTTGAAGTGAGAGACACAAAAACAGAAGAACCGCTAGACCCGCTGGATTACTTTAAAGAAAATTTAGTCGACACAAAACCGCCGCGTATCTACTCCATTATGATCTATCCGTTAAATGAAAAAGGAATCATCAACGGAACGAATAAGCCGGTAGCATTCAACCTTACCCCATCCAAAAACGGGATGCAGACAGTTGCCGGTAAAATCACGGCTTGGGGTGAAATCGGAGTTGCCGTGAAAGCATACGATTATATGGACAACACCACCAACATCTACGGGGTAAAAGAGGTCCGTCTCACTGCCGATACCTCTTTGCTTTTCCATAGTTGCATAGAAAGATTTGCTTTTCATGAAGGACGGTACATTAATAGTTTAATCGACTATGCCACTTACCGGGAAAAAGGGAGCCTTTATATGAAATGCTTTGTCGAACCGGGAAACCGTCTTCGATTTATAGAAAGTAAGAATGATGGAATCTTAGTAATCGATCAACCTCGAAATTATAAAATGGAGTACCAACTTACCGATGCTTTCGGAAATAAAGCCATACTTCACTTCGGCATCACAGGGAAAGAAGAACCCATTCCGACACCCGATTCGGTTTCGACGGAACTTTTCCGTTTTTATAGCGATAACCGTTTCGGGGCAAAAGGAATCCGCCTGACGGTTCCTAAAGGAAGTTTATATACCAATCTACGTTTCCTTTATTCGGCGAAAGAAGATACAACAGGATATGCAGATATCCATGCTTTGCATACGCAAGTCGTACCGCTTCATAAAAGTGCGCGCCTTTCTCTGCGTATTCTCCGGGATACGTTAACGAATACGGAACAATATGGAATTGCCAAAATAAACAAGAACTATCGTTCCTGGGTAGGAGGCACGTATAGAAACGGCTGGATAGATGCAGATATCAGCGAACTTGGGAAATACACGGTTGTGGCAGATAAAACAGCTCCTCAAATTACCCCGGTCGACCCGGCCAACTGGCTAAAAACAAAGAAATTTACTTTTAAGATAAGTGATAATCTTAGCGGAATAGCTACTTATAAAGGATGTATCGACGGACAGTTTGCCTTATTCGAACTGGATGGTAAAACGGCATCCTTAACCTATAAGCTCGACAGGAAACGCGTAGCTCCGGGAACCCACGTCCTCACATTGGTAGTAACGGACGGATGCGGCAACCAATCTGCTTATACACACAACTTTACTCTCTGA
- a CDS encoding glycosyltransferase has translation MKSILQTYLSRQTTSWLTQAYPVSSRLGMGVVIPCYNEPDLLACLRCLAKAEKPACDVEVLVVVNAPVDASPEAIAQNKKTLEEVSALAKEVNNEHFRIWFLDKILDSGKYAGVGLARRIGMDEMVYRFASIGNEKGLIISLDADCRVDANYFTALEKELYTNKKAIAATMDFEHPLPDAGVEPVLRNAMIQYELYLRYYKHSLKYTGFPYAYYTIGSDFAVKADTYCRAGGMGKYQGGEDFYFLQKVFPLGKIVEIHTTKVYPAARLSDRVPFGTGPSLIKLVGEDRNIKMTYPWKAFQWLCVFIEEREKWFKLPAEEITRMWRKTGRESGDGFETLPVSFLSFLKENRFAEVIEELGNNCASVEIFSRRFFDCFNALRVLQLLNALQEIYPLQPVSQETAYLLKEVYGVEVSADDPFYLLSRMKQYY, from the coding sequence ATGAAATCTATTCTGCAAACTTATCTTTCCCGTCAAACAACTTCCTGGCTCACCCAAGCTTACCCCGTGTCTTCCCGTTTAGGTATGGGGGTGGTCATTCCATGTTATAACGAACCGGATTTGCTAGCTTGTCTCCGTTGCTTGGCAAAGGCTGAAAAACCTGCTTGCGATGTAGAGGTGTTAGTGGTGGTGAATGCTCCTGTCGATGCTTCTCCCGAAGCAATAGCCCAGAATAAAAAGACCTTAGAGGAAGTTTCCGCATTAGCGAAAGAAGTAAATAATGAGCATTTCCGGATATGGTTCCTGGATAAGATTCTTGATTCGGGGAAATATGCCGGGGTAGGACTGGCTCGTAGAATCGGTATGGATGAAATGGTTTACCGGTTTGCCTCTATCGGAAATGAAAAGGGGTTAATTATCTCGTTGGATGCAGATTGTAGGGTGGATGCAAATTACTTTACCGCATTAGAGAAAGAGCTTTATACTAATAAGAAAGCGATTGCGGCTACTATGGATTTCGAGCATCCTTTGCCGGATGCGGGAGTGGAGCCGGTTCTCCGGAATGCCATGATCCAATATGAGCTTTATTTGCGTTATTATAAACATTCCTTGAAATATACGGGATTTCCGTATGCTTATTATACGATAGGGTCTGATTTTGCCGTGAAAGCAGATACTTATTGCCGCGCCGGAGGTATGGGGAAATATCAGGGGGGAGAGGATTTCTATTTCTTGCAGAAAGTATTTCCTCTAGGGAAGATTGTTGAGATTCATACCACTAAGGTTTATCCGGCTGCGCGTTTATCGGATCGGGTTCCTTTTGGGACTGGCCCTTCGTTGATTAAATTAGTGGGAGAGGATAGAAATATAAAGATGACTTATCCTTGGAAGGCTTTCCAATGGTTATGTGTGTTTATTGAAGAACGGGAAAAATGGTTCAAACTTCCGGCAGAAGAAATAACTCGCATGTGGAGGAAAACCGGAAGAGAAAGTGGAGACGGGTTTGAGACGTTACCTGTTTCTTTTTTATCGTTTCTAAAAGAAAACCGATTTGCGGAAGTCATAGAAGAATTAGGTAACAATTGTGCATCTGTAGAAATATTCAGCCGGCGTTTTTTTGATTGTTTCAATGCGTTGCGTGTTCTACAATTATTAAATGCTTTACAAGAAATATATCCTTTACAGCCTGTAAGTCAAGAAACTGCTTATTTATTGAAAGAGGTATATGGTGTGGAGGTTAGTGCGGATGACCCTTTTTATTTACTTTCCCGTATGAAACAATATTATTAA
- a CDS encoding aminoacyl-histidine dipeptidase produces MNITDLSPAIVWKYFHEITQVPRPSKKEGKMIQYLESFAAKHNLELKKDKSQNILIKKPATPGKENVPVVVLQAHMDMVCEKNEGTPHDFENDPIRTVVDDEWLKADGTTLGADNGIGMAAQLAILASDDIEHGPIECLFTVDEETGLTGANNLETGFITGHILLNLDSEDEGEIYIGCAGGKNTIATFEYTPHKTLTDFFFRIDIKGLNGGHSGSEIHKGLGNANKILARILYKLVGSMADMELCAINGGNLHNAIAREAWAVIGIGSENKELARTLINQFTAEIEDELKDIDSNVSISMFSVPPVAYCIHPKVSCDLIYALMACPHGVMGMSRDIPGLVETSTNLASVKMGEDNTITVVTSQRSSVESRKEEVSSMVEAVFILADAEVSFTDGYPGWAPNTHSGILKVAQDTYKELFGKEAAIKAIHAGLECGLFLKKYPQLDMISFGPTLRDVHSPNERIEIRTVELWWQHLLEILKSIPAK; encoded by the coding sequence ATGAACATTACTGATTTATCACCGGCTATCGTATGGAAATATTTCCATGAAATAACACAAGTTCCCCGCCCTTCCAAGAAGGAAGGAAAAATGATTCAATATTTGGAATCATTCGCCGCCAAACACAATCTGGAACTAAAAAAAGACAAAAGCCAAAACATTCTTATAAAAAAACCGGCTACTCCGGGAAAAGAAAATGTGCCTGTCGTTGTCTTACAAGCCCACATGGATATGGTATGCGAAAAAAACGAAGGAACCCCTCACGACTTTGAAAATGATCCGATCCGCACTGTGGTAGACGACGAATGGCTAAAGGCAGACGGTACAACTTTAGGGGCCGACAATGGAATCGGCATGGCTGCCCAGTTAGCGATCTTAGCTTCGGACGACATAGAACACGGTCCTATAGAATGCCTTTTTACAGTAGATGAAGAAACGGGACTTACCGGAGCTAACAACTTAGAAACAGGATTTATAACAGGCCATATTTTACTAAACCTGGATAGTGAAGACGAAGGGGAGATTTATATCGGTTGTGCAGGCGGAAAAAACACAATCGCAACCTTTGAATATACTCCTCATAAAACCCTGACCGATTTCTTTTTCCGTATCGACATAAAAGGGTTAAACGGAGGTCATTCCGGAAGCGAAATACACAAAGGTCTAGGAAATGCCAATAAGATACTGGCTCGTATTCTTTACAAACTGGTAGGAAGTATGGCCGACATGGAATTATGTGCTATCAACGGTGGTAATTTGCATAACGCTATTGCTCGTGAAGCATGGGCCGTAATAGGCATAGGGAGCGAAAATAAAGAATTGGCCCGTACTTTAATCAATCAATTCACTGCCGAAATAGAAGACGAACTGAAAGACATAGATTCGAATGTATCCATCAGTATGTTTTCCGTTCCCCCCGTTGCTTATTGTATACATCCCAAAGTAAGTTGTGACCTGATCTATGCTTTGATGGCCTGTCCGCACGGAGTGATGGGGATGAGCCGTGATATTCCGGGGCTGGTGGAAACCTCTACCAATCTGGCTTCCGTAAAAATGGGAGAAGATAATACAATCACCGTAGTAACCAGCCAACGAAGCTCCGTAGAATCCCGTAAAGAAGAAGTGTCTTCTATGGTAGAAGCCGTTTTCATACTGGCGGATGCCGAGGTAAGTTTCACGGACGGTTATCCCGGTTGGGCTCCTAACACCCATTCCGGAATTCTAAAGGTCGCACAAGATACGTATAAGGAATTATTCGGTAAAGAGGCTGCTATCAAAGCCATCCATGCCGGCTTGGAATGCGGCTTGTTCCTGAAAAAATATCCTCAATTAGATATGATTTCTTTCGGTCCTACGTTACGTGACGTTCATTCTCCGAACGAACGCATTGAAATCCGTACGGTGGAATTATGGTGGCAACACTTGCTCGAAATATTGAAAAGTATTCCGGCAAAATAA
- a CDS encoding FtsB family cell division protein, whose protein sequence is MSRIKDFYSKYLSKINKYWLVTILFLALTFTAGDSNLYQRYLYDEKIRSLEKEIKEYQEEIRINSEKLKNLRTDKDGLERFGREEYFMKKENEDVFVIKKKN, encoded by the coding sequence ATGTCACGAATCAAAGATTTTTATAGTAAGTACTTATCCAAGATCAATAAATATTGGTTGGTTACTATTTTGTTTCTGGCGTTAACTTTTACGGCTGGCGACAGCAACTTATACCAACGTTACCTGTATGATGAGAAAATACGAAGCTTGGAGAAAGAAATCAAAGAATATCAGGAAGAAATACGCATAAATAGTGAAAAGCTAAAGAATTTACGTACAGACAAAGATGGGTTGGAACGTTTTGGCCGGGAAGAATATTTTATGAAAAAGGAAAACGAAGACGTTTTTGTCATTAAAAAGAAAAATTGA
- a CDS encoding endonuclease/exonuclease/phosphatase family protein: MKTILFCTIFYLFFPVPGINAQTYDFQVMSYNVENLFDCVHEEGKKDLEYTPSGSRHWTSGRYYHKLQQIAKVILASGKWSTPALIGLCEIENDSTLIHLLKKTPLFTQHYQYVITHSPDERGIDVALLYQPDKFALLGYTCYRIPFIRHPQKHSRDLLHVWGKVITGDTLDLFVCHQPSRYGGELASLPDRQEAAYFLREKTDSLFLIRSTPSILIMGDFNDTPTDPSLIDVLKAHPVSTYSPVHSAKKLYNLFYGCPPLPFPGSHKYQGEWNLLDLFIVSGTLLDTTKSIHIIPNSATLFAPSFLLTKDKTHRGVRPKRTYYGFKYEGGYSDHLPIIVDFSLSLPIH; encoded by the coding sequence ATGAAAACAATTCTCTTTTGTACGATATTCTATCTTTTCTTTCCTGTTCCCGGAATAAATGCGCAAACGTATGATTTCCAAGTGATGAGTTATAACGTGGAAAATCTTTTCGACTGTGTGCATGAAGAAGGGAAAAAAGATCTGGAATATACCCCTTCCGGCTCCCGCCATTGGACATCCGGCCGGTATTATCATAAACTCCAGCAAATAGCCAAAGTCATTTTAGCCAGTGGAAAATGGAGTACACCAGCCTTGATCGGTCTCTGTGAAATTGAAAACGACTCTACCCTTATTCATTTACTCAAAAAGACCCCGCTGTTTACCCAACACTATCAGTATGTCATTACACATAGCCCGGATGAGCGGGGAATCGACGTAGCTTTACTTTATCAGCCGGATAAGTTTGCTTTGTTGGGTTATACCTGTTACCGGATTCCTTTTATCCGGCATCCTCAAAAACATTCTCGTGATTTGCTCCATGTCTGGGGAAAAGTGATTACGGGCGATACCCTGGATCTTTTCGTTTGTCACCAACCCTCCCGTTACGGAGGTGAATTAGCTTCCCTACCCGACCGGCAAGAAGCAGCCTACTTTTTGCGAGAGAAAACCGATTCCTTATTTTTGATCCGTTCAACTCCTTCTATTCTGATTATGGGAGATTTTAACGATACACCTACCGACCCAAGCCTGATAGATGTATTAAAAGCCCACCCCGTTTCCACCTACAGCCCTGTTCACTCGGCTAAAAAACTATACAACTTATTTTACGGCTGCCCACCACTACCTTTCCCCGGCTCTCATAAATACCAAGGGGAATGGAATTTGTTAGACCTATTTATCGTTTCGGGCACACTGTTGGATACGACTAAAAGCATTCATATCATTCCTAACTCAGCCACCCTTTTTGCGCCGTCTTTTTTATTGACGAAAGATAAAACACACCGGGGAGTACGTCCCAAACGGACGTATTACGGATTTAAATACGAAGGAGGATATAGTGACCATTTACCCATAATTGTCGATTTTTCCCTATCTTTGCCTATACATTAA